The proteins below come from a single Ascaphus truei isolate aAscTru1 unplaced genomic scaffold, aAscTru1.hap1 HAP1_SCAFFOLD_1063, whole genome shotgun sequence genomic window:
- the LOC142475031 gene encoding uncharacterized protein LOC142475031 encodes MEKMRTEQSCNIPINMTENASSNQSRQLMNNVTASHSKRYILAAAIGKDLGESGKSLTWLSDQNLKKRTQTRERPHVCGECEKGFSQLSNLIRHKKTHTGERPHLCGECGKGFSESYVLGIHMRTHTGERPHVCGECGKEFCQLSNLIRHKKTHTGERPHLCGECGKGFSLLSHLNIHMRTHTGERPHVCGECGKGFSQLSILNTHMRTHTGERQHVCGECGKRFSQLSILNTHMRTHTGERLHVCGECGKRFSMLSSLKTHMRTHTGERPHVCGECGKRFSVLSSLNTHMRTHTGERPHVCGECEKGFSMLSSLNSHIRTHTGERPHVCGECGKGFSMLSSLNSHIRTHTGERPHVCGECGKGFSALSSLIKHKRTHTGERPHVCGECGKGFSVSSNLNKHLRTHTGERPHVCGECGKGFSQLFNLNTHMRTHTGERPHVCGECGKGFSRLSILNTHMRTHTRERPHVCGECEKGFSLLSILNTHMRTHTGERPHVCGECGKGFSMLSSLNSHIRTHTGERPHVCGECGKGFSYLSSLIIHKRTHTGERPHVCGKCGKGFSQLSILNTHMRTHTGERPHVCGECGNGFSVLSSLNSHIRTHTGERPHVCGECGKGFSQLSILNTHMRTHTGERPHVCGECGKGFSVLSSLNTHKRTHTVERLISKARHV; translated from the coding sequence atggaaaagatgaggacagaacaatcttgcaacattccaataaatatgacagaaaatgcatcttcCAACCAGTCGAGGCAATTAAtgaacaatgtaactgcttctcattccaaaagatatatattagcagctgccataggaaaagatcttggagaaagtgggaagagtctgacttggttatcagatCAGAACCTAAAGAAGAGGACACAGAccagggagagaccgcatgtatgtggggaatgtgagaagggatttagtcagttatccaacctgatcagacacaagaagacacacacaggggagagaccccatttatgtggggaatgtgggaagggatttagtgaatCATACGTCCTGGGcatacacatgaggacacacacaggggagagaccgcatgtatgtggggaatgtgggaaggaatTTTGTCAGTTATCCAACCTGATCAGACACaagaagacacacacaggggagagaccccatttatgtggggaatgtgggaagggatttagtctgttatcccacctgaacatacacatgaggacacacactggggagagaccgcatgtatgtggggaatgtgggaagggatttagtcagttatccatcctgaacacacacatgaggacacacactggggagagacagcatgtatgtggggaatgtgggaagagatttagtcagttatccatcctgaacacacacatgaggacacacactggGGAAAgactgcatgtatgtggggaatgtgggaagagattTAGTATGTTATCCAGTCTGAaaacacacatgaggacacacactggggagagaccgcatgtatgtggggaatgtgggaagagatttagtgtgttatccagtctgaacacacacatgaggacacacactggggaaagaccgcatgtatgtggggaatgtgagaAGGGATTTAGTATGTTATCCAGTCTGAACTCACACATtaggacacatacaggggagagaccgcatgtatgtggggaatgtgggaagggatttagtatgTTATCCAGTCTGAACTCACACattaggacacacacaggggagagaccgcatgtatgtggggaatgtgggaagggatttagtgcttTATCCAGCCTGAtcaaacacaagaggacacacacaggggagagaccgcatgtatgtggggaatgtgggaagggatttagtgtgtcatccaacctgaacaaacacctgaggacacacactggggagagaccgcatgtatgtggggaatgtgggaagggatttagtcagttattcaacctgaacacacacatgaggacacacactggggaaagaccgcatgtatgtggggaatgtgggaagggatttagtcggttatccatcctgaacacacacatgaggacacacactagggaaagaccgcatgtatgtggggaatgtgagaAGGGATTTAGTCTGTTATCcatcctgaacacacacatgaggacacacactggggagagaccgcatgtatgtggggaatgtgggaagggatttagtatgTTATCCAGTCTGAACTCACACattaggacacacacaggggagagaccgcatgtatgtggggaatgtgggaagggatttagttatTTATCCAGCCTGatcatacacaagaggacacatacaggggagagaccgcatgtatgtgggaaatgtgggaagggatttagtcagttatccatcctgaacacacacatgaggacacacactggggagagaccgcatgtatgtggggaatgtgggaatggatttagtgtgttatccagtcTGAACTCACACattaggacacacacaggggagagaccgcatgtatgtggggaatgtgggaagggatttagtcagttatccatcctgaacacacacatgaggacacacactggggagagaccgcatgtatgtggggaatgtgggaagggatttagtgtgttatccagcctgaacacacacaagaggacacatacagtGGAGAGACTTatctctaaagccaggcatgtTTAG